Proteins encoded by one window of Porphyromonas vaginalis:
- a CDS encoding Rossmann-like and DUF2520 domain-containing protein, whose translation MRIVLIGSGGVATSLAAAVASHATASLCGIYSRQLAHAEALRDRFALACPVTDSLQQLPTADLYLIAVSDHAISEVATALPPLGALVVHTSAVTPIECLSGQRAYGVWYPFNSFAREVIVPFEGQKILYQLATDEGLTTLQQWNALLQVEALPSTLDQRLWLHLAGVLASNCTNRLYTLAHRLLTQADLPTDLLDGLILRTASKATTIDPYSAQTGPARRHDLETIARHRALLEQRPDDLQEVSQIYNLFTEAILEDYPL comes from the coding sequence ATGCGGATCGTTCTCATAGGCTCTGGAGGCGTAGCCACCTCCCTAGCGGCTGCAGTGGCTAGCCACGCTACCGCTTCGCTCTGTGGCATCTACAGTCGTCAACTGGCGCATGCCGAGGCACTCCGTGATCGCTTTGCACTAGCCTGCCCCGTCACCGATAGTCTGCAGCAGCTCCCCACGGCGGACCTTTACCTCATCGCTGTCAGCGACCATGCCATCAGTGAGGTTGCCACAGCACTCCCGCCACTCGGCGCCTTGGTCGTCCACACCTCCGCTGTAACCCCGATTGAGTGCTTGAGCGGGCAACGCGCTTATGGCGTCTGGTACCCGTTCAACAGCTTTGCCCGGGAGGTCATCGTTCCCTTCGAGGGGCAAAAGATCCTTTACCAACTGGCCACTGACGAGGGCTTGACCACCCTCCAGCAGTGGAACGCTCTCCTGCAGGTCGAGGCACTCCCCTCGACACTCGACCAACGCCTCTGGCTACACCTCGCGGGCGTGCTGGCCTCCAACTGCACCAACCGCCTCTACACGCTCGCGCACCGTCTGCTGACGCAGGCCGACCTCCCCACAGACCTGCTCGACGGACTCATCCTGCGCACCGCCTCCAAGGCAACCACCATCGACCCTTACAGCGCGCAGACGGGTCCCGCACGCCGGCACGATCTAGAGACCATCGCTCGCCATCGGGCACTCCTCGAGCAGCGACCCGACGACTTGCAAGAGGTATCGCAAATCTACAACCTATTCACCGAAGCTATCCTAGAAGACTATCCCCTATGA
- a CDS encoding oligosaccharide flippase family protein, whose translation MTLPKFISENIQLAKRHGKIVENTIAMSLITFLNSSFQLIIYPFLIRKVGAEDYGQFAFALSIVSYFMVFVGFGFDMIATKYMAIAHEEGDSKEKSAIVSKIFSAKIYLLIPALVVYTLLILVIPRLYSYKELYLALSLLVVSYVFIPGWYYQALQNNRIYLYIQIVSKVILLFIVLLAVRGERGIYVYTWVFAITSFLGYLVSALYLVVHDKVIVSLVSLRNTLSYFKESSHLFLSNFLSIFKSSGIYIVIGTLFGMKELTAFDFSFRITQNVLNLTKSLNLAIFPNIVTNYSVDRVKRILRKEIILGLLMTLGIIAIGWPLIIIMGNGPIIDIAYPVLVIMSGMVFIWFLSSFFIDLVLIPRGKNQAVFWNQLLSLTLIALFSAVSYFLRLPVWAFTLAILIAGGVELTFLCYVSKLFASRR comes from the coding sequence ATGACCTTACCGAAGTTCATATCCGAAAACATTCAGTTGGCAAAAAGACATGGGAAGATTGTAGAGAATACAATTGCCATGTCCCTTATCACGTTCTTGAATTCGAGTTTTCAGCTGATCATATATCCCTTTCTAATCCGAAAGGTGGGAGCTGAAGATTATGGGCAGTTTGCGTTTGCTCTTTCTATCGTCTCCTACTTTATGGTATTTGTCGGATTTGGCTTTGATATGATTGCTACGAAGTATATGGCGATAGCACACGAAGAGGGGGATAGCAAGGAAAAGAGTGCCATTGTTTCTAAGATATTCTCTGCAAAGATCTACTTGCTTATCCCGGCACTGGTCGTCTATACGCTACTTATTCTTGTGATACCTCGTCTGTACTCCTATAAAGAACTCTATTTAGCCCTTAGTCTCCTAGTAGTAAGCTATGTCTTTATCCCAGGGTGGTACTATCAAGCACTGCAAAACAACCGAATATACCTGTACATACAAATTGTATCTAAGGTTATACTGCTCTTCATAGTGCTGCTAGCTGTACGAGGAGAAAGAGGTATATATGTATACACATGGGTCTTTGCTATCACCTCCTTTCTAGGGTATCTTGTTTCCGCTCTTTACCTTGTGGTACATGACAAAGTGATCGTCTCCTTAGTCTCTTTGAGGAACACTCTGTCTTATTTTAAAGAGTCCTCGCATCTATTTCTCTCTAATTTCCTCTCCATCTTTAAGTCTTCTGGCATTTATATCGTCATTGGGACTCTCTTTGGCATGAAAGAGTTGACCGCTTTTGATTTCAGCTTTAGAATAACTCAAAACGTCCTCAATCTGACTAAGTCTCTAAACTTAGCTATATTCCCAAATATCGTGACCAACTACTCTGTAGATCGAGTAAAGCGAATCCTTAGAAAGGAAATCATTCTAGGGCTACTTATGACACTAGGGATTATTGCTATAGGCTGGCCCCTCATTATCATTATGGGTAATGGACCTATAATTGACATTGCCTATCCAGTCCTCGTGATTATGTCTGGTATGGTCTTTATTTGGTTCTTGTCTAGCTTTTTCATTGACTTGGTACTTATTCCCAGGGGTAAGAATCAAGCGGTCTTTTGGAATCAGCTTCTAAGTCTCACACTCATAGCCCTTTTTTCTGCAGTGTCATACTTTTTACGCTTACCTGTTTGGGCGTTTACTCTTGCGATACTTATTGCTGGGGGAGTTGAGCTTACCTTCCTTTGTTATGTCTCAAAGCTCTTTGCGAGTAGAAGGTGA
- a CDS encoding glycosyltransferase family 4 protein, giving the protein MKLLRLFTSAGSIGLIKGQYRYLREHGIDIVVATGPSSLSDRHLALLEGSPHRLVPHLLRPISIWNDVRALFELIKLIRGEKPDVVHANTPKASLLGITAAWWCRVPHRIYTVTGLRFQTAKGFFRWLLITMERITCRLSTKVIPEGDGVAKTLRDEHITRKLLKKLHNGNINGIDLAYYDKSAIPISLLSQAKSEMSFSEESFTFIFVGRIVRDKGVSELVEAFTRLQQEHPDARLLLVGDFEQELDPLPEDVYHTIQSHPAIYCAGWQDDVRPWFAAADALAFPSYREGFPNVVMQAGAMELPCVVSDINGCNEIIIEGENGLIIPSHDAAALYQAMKRMIEDKALYMHCQQNARPLIASRYKQEDVWQATLEMYKEL; this is encoded by the coding sequence ATGAAGTTACTACGGCTATTTACATCGGCAGGGTCGATCGGACTTATTAAGGGTCAGTATCGCTATCTAAGAGAGCATGGCATTGACATTGTCGTAGCTACAGGGCCATCATCCCTTTCAGACAGGCATCTTGCACTCTTGGAAGGATCGCCACATAGACTGGTACCTCATTTGCTACGTCCCATCTCTATTTGGAATGATGTAAGAGCTCTCTTTGAGTTGATCAAGCTCATCAGAGGGGAAAAACCTGATGTAGTACATGCAAATACGCCTAAGGCATCTCTCCTTGGCATAACTGCTGCTTGGTGGTGTCGCGTGCCACATCGCATCTATACGGTTACTGGACTTCGCTTCCAAACGGCAAAGGGCTTCTTTCGCTGGTTACTTATCACTATGGAGCGTATCACCTGTCGCCTCAGCACCAAAGTAATCCCAGAGGGTGATGGGGTCGCAAAGACACTACGTGACGAGCATATTACAAGGAAGCTTCTTAAAAAGTTACACAACGGAAACATTAACGGAATTGACTTGGCATACTACGATAAGAGTGCCATACCTATAAGCTTGCTGAGCCAAGCTAAGTCTGAGATGAGCTTCTCTGAGGAAAGCTTCACCTTTATCTTTGTGGGACGGATCGTGAGGGATAAGGGTGTCAGTGAACTTGTGGAGGCGTTCACTCGTTTGCAGCAAGAGCATCCCGATGCTCGATTGCTACTCGTTGGCGACTTCGAGCAAGAGCTAGATCCACTACCTGAGGATGTCTATCATACGATACAGAGTCACCCAGCCATCTACTGTGCAGGGTGGCAAGATGATGTGCGCCCTTGGTTTGCCGCAGCTGATGCATTGGCCTTCCCCTCTTATCGGGAGGGCTTCCCCAACGTTGTGATGCAAGCGGGTGCTATGGAGCTACCCTGCGTTGTTTCCGACATCAATGGTTGCAACGAAATCATCATAGAGGGAGAGAATGGTCTGATCATTCCGTCTCACGATGCAGCAGCACTATATCAAGCTATGAAGCGTATGATTGAGGATAAAGCTCTTTACATGCACTGCCAGCAGAATGCTCGCCCTCTGATCGCCTCTCGCTATAAGCAGGAAGATGTATGGCAAGCAACGCTGGAGATGTACAAAGAGCTATAA
- a CDS encoding sugar transferase, which yields MYRAYIKRTLDFLLALIGLIVLSPLLLVVTVWLHFANKGAGAFFTQERPGKDERIFKLYKFKSMTDERDAEGNLLPDGKRLTSVGRFIRKTSLDELPQLWNVLKGDMSLVGPRPLFVDYLPYYTTRERLRHTVRPGITGLAQVRGRSYLPWDQKLATDVEYVEHLSFSLDCRILFKTVANVLASKDVAVDPRNVGTRLDTERSEA from the coding sequence ATGTACCGAGCATATATCAAGCGTACTTTAGACTTTCTTCTAGCCCTCATCGGACTGATCGTCTTGTCGCCATTGCTACTGGTGGTGACGGTGTGGCTACACTTTGCTAATAAGGGGGCAGGAGCGTTCTTCACGCAGGAGCGCCCAGGCAAGGATGAGCGAATCTTTAAGCTCTACAAGTTTAAGAGTATGACCGATGAGCGAGATGCGGAGGGCAATCTGCTCCCTGATGGGAAGCGGCTTACGTCTGTCGGTCGCTTCATCCGCAAGACTTCGCTCGATGAGTTACCTCAGCTATGGAATGTTCTCAAGGGGGATATGAGCTTGGTCGGTCCACGTCCTCTATTTGTGGACTATCTTCCATATTATACGACAAGAGAGCGATTGCGCCACACTGTACGTCCTGGCATTACGGGTCTAGCTCAAGTCAGGGGCCGAAGTTACCTCCCTTGGGATCAGAAACTCGCAACAGACGTTGAGTATGTAGAGCATCTCAGCTTCTCGCTAGACTGTCGCATCTTATTTAAGACCGTGGCAAACGTCCTTGCCTCAAAAGATGTTGCCGTAGATCCGAGAAATGTTGGAACAAGACTAGATACTGAGCGGTCAGAAGCTTAG
- a CDS encoding 1-aminocyclopropane-1-carboxylate deaminase/D-cysteine desulfhydrase, with protein MIVLDNLSLPATTIKVVRDDLYPFVGGGNKARKALYYERYMIEHGLNAIVTTGGVQSNHNRAMAVIASRNNWPCHLVVHGSEERFDQESGNPKLIRALRGITTEFVSVDKISSSMDDAISRYKEQGYNPLYVTGGGHDLIAGYAYVDAVSELLKATSETSQLKYVFLALGTGSTVAGISAGLELAGLDTTVVGVSIARKKERATDVTMTFAQALYKDLNLSAPVGNIIITDEYLCGGYEGSTPEMTQWIDNVIARTGIFFDYTYSGKALWGAYNYMTKHKIDPSEVLFWHTGGLMNYLANP; from the coding sequence ATGATTGTTCTAGACAACCTGAGTCTACCTGCCACCACAATCAAGGTGGTAAGGGATGATCTGTATCCTTTTGTAGGGGGAGGGAATAAAGCTCGTAAAGCTCTTTATTACGAGCGCTACATGATCGAGCATGGACTCAATGCTATCGTAACTACAGGTGGCGTGCAGTCCAATCATAATAGAGCAATGGCTGTTATAGCTAGTAGAAATAACTGGCCGTGTCATCTAGTAGTTCATGGATCTGAGGAGCGATTTGACCAAGAGAGTGGAAATCCTAAGCTAATTAGAGCCCTAAGAGGTATAACCACAGAGTTTGTCTCAGTAGATAAAATATCAAGCTCTATGGACGATGCTATCTCTAGGTATAAAGAGCAAGGATATAATCCTTTATACGTGACAGGTGGGGGACACGACTTAATAGCAGGCTACGCGTATGTTGATGCAGTTTCAGAATTACTGAAAGCAACCTCAGAGACTTCTCAACTTAAATATGTTTTTCTTGCTCTAGGTACTGGGTCTACTGTGGCGGGGATTTCTGCGGGGCTAGAGCTTGCAGGACTTGATACAACTGTCGTGGGCGTTTCCATCGCACGCAAGAAGGAGCGAGCAACAGATGTAACTATGACTTTTGCTCAGGCTCTTTACAAAGACCTGAATTTGTCAGCCCCTGTTGGTAATATCATTATTACAGACGAGTATCTATGTGGTGGCTATGAAGGGAGTACTCCTGAAATGACTCAATGGATAGACAATGTTATTGCTCGTACAGGAATTTTCTTTGACTATACATATTCAGGAAAAGCATTGTGGGGCGCTTACAACTACATGACAAAGCATAAGATTGACCCCTCTGAGGTGTTGTTTTGGCATACGGGAGGACTTATGAACTATTTAGCAAACCCATAG
- a CDS encoding GNAT family N-acetyltransferase — protein sequence MITFRLLEETDLIDRVSWINTPSIFNSMSFDQKVTIEGTKAWYERVKSTPFRYDFVLEEDGSLLAMGGVTSYISSSKTAETYTFTNPLLHSKGYGTLMLYLGCRFTLASPSFECLIAYIRPTNISSLKIHQRIGFTEVQESRHGSLSMAKEGHLCFELTSSSFNKELVSQSILDSINTSLIL from the coding sequence ATGATCACATTTAGACTACTTGAGGAAACAGATCTAATTGATAGGGTCTCTTGGATTAATACTCCATCAATCTTTAACAGCATGAGTTTCGATCAAAAAGTCACAATCGAAGGAACTAAAGCATGGTATGAAAGAGTGAAGTCAACCCCTTTTAGATATGACTTTGTTCTTGAAGAAGATGGATCTTTACTAGCTATGGGTGGGGTAACATCGTACATATCCTCAAGCAAGACAGCAGAAACATACACGTTTACCAATCCCTTACTACACTCCAAAGGATATGGCACTCTTATGCTTTACTTAGGGTGTCGCTTCACTCTTGCGTCCCCAAGTTTTGAGTGCCTAATAGCTTATATTAGACCAACAAACATTTCTTCATTGAAGATCCATCAAAGGATTGGATTTACAGAGGTCCAAGAATCAAGACATGGCTCGCTTTCTATGGCTAAAGAAGGACATTTGTGCTTTGAACTCACCTCTTCTTCTTTCAATAAAGAATTAGTCTCACAATCAATACTGGACTCAATAAATACATCGTTGATATTATGA
- a CDS encoding ATP-grasp domain-containing protein, translating to MNILFTCVGRRNYLLRYFREAMRDGDQIIACDMQTSAPGLTEADRAFLVPAIYDESYIPTLLEKIREYQVDALISLNDLELPILSAHRKEIEELGAKLLVSDERVIDITFDKLKTAAFLREECGLQTPYTETSLEAFCGSRQSSYPCVLKPRWGSASIGIEFPQSEEELLIADKLLRIKLKNTILYNASKEHFASAILYQEKITGREYGMDILNDLEGNYVGTFVREKLAMRAGETDKARTIIDDRFEHIGRTISKHLRHIGVLDCDVLERGGELYVLEMNARFGGGYPFSHEAGEHATACILEWLQGRKDIAQHLQYKAGITLSKCDRLIRVLDHV from the coding sequence ATGAATATCCTATTTACCTGCGTCGGACGACGTAACTACTTGTTGCGCTACTTTAGAGAGGCTATGCGTGATGGTGATCAGATCATCGCATGTGATATGCAGACCTCAGCACCTGGACTGACAGAGGCCGATAGAGCATTTCTAGTGCCAGCCATCTATGACGAGTCGTATATACCCACGCTACTAGAGAAGATCAGAGAGTATCAAGTAGATGCCCTGATATCGCTCAATGATCTAGAGCTACCTATCCTCTCAGCGCACCGCAAGGAGATAGAAGAGCTAGGTGCCAAGCTCTTAGTGTCGGACGAGCGGGTGATAGACATAACATTTGATAAGCTCAAGACGGCGGCCTTCCTTAGAGAGGAGTGTGGGCTACAGACGCCCTACACAGAGACAAGTCTAGAGGCATTCTGTGGTAGTAGACAAAGCTCATATCCTTGTGTTCTCAAGCCTAGATGGGGTAGTGCTTCGATAGGAATTGAATTTCCTCAGAGTGAGGAGGAGCTGCTCATCGCAGACAAGTTGCTTCGTATCAAGCTCAAGAACACAATCCTATACAACGCCTCCAAAGAGCACTTTGCCTCAGCCATCCTCTATCAAGAAAAGATAACTGGTCGGGAGTATGGGATGGACATCCTCAATGACTTAGAGGGGAACTACGTGGGGACCTTCGTCCGAGAGAAGCTCGCTATGAGAGCTGGGGAGACGGACAAGGCGAGGACAATCATTGATGATCGCTTCGAGCATATTGGTCGTACGATCTCTAAGCACCTAAGGCATATAGGCGTACTAGACTGTGATGTGCTGGAGCGGGGCGGTGAGCTATACGTCCTAGAGATGAATGCTCGCTTTGGTGGTGGATACCCCTTCTCGCACGAAGCTGGTGAGCATGCGACAGCCTGTATCTTGGAGTGGCTACAAGGGAGAAAAGATATTGCCCAACACCTACAGTATAAAGCTGGCATCACGCTATCTAAGTGTGACCGCCTGATACGAGTTCTAGATCATGTCTGA
- a CDS encoding DegT/DnrJ/EryC1/StrS family aminotransferase — translation MGQKIWLSLAEMGGREQEFIQEAFDTNWVVPLGPNVNGFEEDLTRYLGAPGKHVVALSAGTAALHLGLVMLGVGRDDEVICQSFTFSASANPITYQGAKPIFVDSEPDTWNMSPDLLRQAIEDRIAQTGRKPKAIIPVHLYGMPAKMTEILAIAEEYDIPVLEDAAEALGSEYKGHKCGTLGRYGALSFNGNKMITTSGGGALICPSEETARRVLFYATQARDNAPHYQHTHIGYNYRLSNISAGIGRGQMLVLDEHVAKRRHNHARYCALLADCPGVEVKCAPTEEYDSNYWLTCVLVNPDKAGFTREDLRLQLEAESIESRPLWKPMHLQPVFAEAPRYVDGTSEGLFDRGLCLPSGTLVTEEDLQLIVAVIRSLGR, via the coding sequence ATGGGACAGAAGATTTGGCTCTCACTCGCTGAGATGGGAGGACGAGAGCAGGAGTTTATACAGGAGGCGTTTGACACCAACTGGGTGGTGCCTCTGGGACCCAATGTGAATGGCTTCGAGGAGGACTTGACGCGTTACCTGGGAGCGCCAGGCAAGCATGTCGTAGCACTCAGTGCCGGCACAGCTGCACTGCACTTAGGGCTGGTCATGCTGGGCGTGGGGCGTGATGACGAGGTGATCTGTCAGAGCTTTACCTTCTCAGCCTCGGCCAATCCAATTACTTATCAGGGGGCTAAGCCCATATTCGTCGATAGCGAGCCGGACACGTGGAATATGTCTCCCGACCTGTTACGTCAGGCTATCGAGGATCGCATAGCTCAGACAGGACGCAAGCCTAAGGCGATCATACCGGTTCATCTGTATGGCATGCCCGCCAAGATGACCGAGATACTAGCGATCGCTGAGGAGTACGACATACCTGTCCTCGAGGATGCTGCCGAGGCGCTCGGCTCTGAGTACAAGGGGCACAAGTGCGGTACGCTAGGTCGCTACGGAGCACTCTCTTTCAATGGCAATAAGATGATCACCACGTCGGGTGGTGGCGCTCTGATCTGTCCCAGTGAGGAGACGGCGCGACGTGTCCTCTTTTACGCTACGCAGGCTCGTGACAATGCGCCACACTACCAGCACACGCACATCGGTTACAACTACCGTCTGAGCAATATATCGGCGGGTATAGGTCGTGGGCAGATGCTCGTCCTCGATGAGCATGTGGCTAAGCGTCGGCACAACCATGCCCGCTACTGCGCTCTGCTGGCTGACTGTCCTGGGGTAGAGGTGAAGTGCGCCCCCACGGAGGAGTACGATAGCAACTACTGGCTCACCTGCGTCTTAGTTAATCCTGATAAAGCGGGCTTCACCCGTGAGGATCTGAGGCTCCAGCTGGAGGCTGAGTCTATCGAGAGCCGTCCGCTGTGGAAGCCGATGCACCTGCAGCCTGTCTTTGCAGAGGCACCGCGCTATGTGGATGGTACGAGTGAGGGGCTCTTCGACAGGGGGCTCTGTCTGCCTAGCGGTACGCTGGTGACGGAGGAGGATCTGCAGCTAATTGTGGCTGTGATCCGTAGCTTGGGCAGGTAA
- a CDS encoding AAA family ATPase, producing the protein MQRYIQSIHINKVRHLHDLDICIPDDEHPHLLITGKNGSGKTSLLEAIRDHIELLQKVDSLDFLKYEERIQYYTEQLSSCIDPLRKAELEQQLAFWQERLNELYGAVRVAFEDPTQIVFHSSDKPFICAMYAASREVRMSEPLNPTMPSFSDQWLINQSASDQFLIYLSHLKIQEALARNEHQTEDADRINDWFVSFEALLGEIFGDRGLKLSFNYKDYSFHIETEGKSFKFNELSDGFAAVIDILSDLILKMSSTSDSIMQLYDIPGIVLIDEVETHLHLSLQRQVMPLLTKVFPNIQFIVTTHSPFVLNSIASASVYDLEHQKVLTNLSDYSYEALAEGYFEVSTRSSYLEQQLNRLRELLKQADLDIAERFEVKELVKDLDKVSESVSPKIAGEYEELKIKWADKLSGIRDYDSNL; encoded by the coding sequence ATGCAACGCTATATACAGTCCATACATATTAACAAGGTACGTCATCTACACGATCTAGATATTTGCATACCTGATGACGAGCATCCACATCTATTGATCACAGGTAAGAATGGAAGTGGTAAGACCTCTCTGCTGGAGGCAATCCGGGATCATATTGAGCTACTGCAAAAGGTGGACAGCTTAGACTTCTTAAAGTATGAGGAACGAATTCAATACTATACCGAGCAACTATCTAGCTGTATAGATCCTCTAAGGAAAGCAGAACTAGAGCAGCAGCTAGCTTTTTGGCAGGAAAGACTTAATGAGCTATATGGAGCAGTGCGTGTAGCGTTTGAAGATCCTACCCAAATCGTATTCCATAGTTCTGACAAGCCCTTTATCTGTGCCATGTATGCCGCTAGTAGAGAGGTCCGAATGTCAGAGCCTCTCAACCCAACGATGCCGTCGTTCAGCGACCAGTGGCTTATCAATCAGAGTGCTTCGGATCAATTTCTCATTTATCTCTCTCACCTGAAGATCCAAGAGGCACTTGCACGAAATGAACATCAGACGGAAGATGCAGATCGAATCAATGATTGGTTTGTTTCGTTCGAAGCGTTACTAGGAGAGATCTTTGGCGATAGGGGGCTGAAACTCTCTTTCAACTACAAGGACTACTCCTTTCATATAGAGACGGAGGGCAAGAGCTTTAAGTTCAACGAGCTGTCAGATGGATTTGCTGCGGTGATAGATATCTTATCTGACCTAATCCTAAAGATGAGTTCGACAAGTGACAGCATAATGCAGCTCTACGATATACCTGGGATTGTCTTGATAGATGAGGTGGAGACCCACTTGCATCTTTCTTTGCAGCGACAAGTGATGCCATTACTGACTAAGGTTTTCCCAAATATCCAATTCATAGTCACGACACATTCACCTTTTGTCCTCAACTCCATTGCATCTGCATCTGTTTATGACTTGGAGCATCAAAAGGTATTGACGAATCTGTCTGACTACTCTTACGAGGCTCTAGCCGAAGGTTATTTTGAGGTCAGTACTCGCTCGAGCTATCTAGAGCAACAGTTGAATCGTCTCAGAGAACTCTTGAAGCAAGCAGACCTAGATATTGCAGAGCGATTTGAAGTCAAAGAACTCGTCAAGGATCTTGACAAAGTATCCGAGAGTGTCTCCCCCAAGATAGCTGGCGAATACGAAGAGTTGAAAATTAAGTGGGCAGATAAACTTAGTGGAATCCGAGACTATGATTCAAATCTATAA
- a CDS encoding HNH endonuclease codes for MIQIYKSSTSPKSLETGHQYNGQDVQKQLFADQYSKCYICEGKVITDYNIDHLCSQARYPDKKTDWSNLLLTCSYCNQKKSNAYDQIVNPLSFPIETLIKQEVDFQRNIAIFEGPDDKDIVGVDETIKLLSSIFNGKTPARQVREEKFYNEFLSHINLFQKACNQFLEKDSAQHKRIVCELLKADQEFLGFKYWIIQSNQTLQNTFLPFCQWNRDEI; via the coding sequence ATGATTCAAATCTATAAGTCCTCCACTTCGCCTAAATCCCTTGAGACTGGGCATCAGTACAATGGACAGGATGTCCAAAAGCAACTTTTTGCAGATCAGTATAGTAAGTGCTACATATGCGAGGGGAAAGTGATAACGGACTATAATATAGATCACCTATGCAGTCAGGCTCGATACCCCGACAAAAAGACTGACTGGAGCAATCTATTGCTAACGTGTTCGTACTGCAATCAGAAGAAGTCCAATGCTTATGACCAAATAGTCAATCCATTGAGCTTTCCTATAGAGACACTTATCAAGCAGGAAGTGGACTTCCAGAGGAATATTGCGATCTTTGAGGGGCCCGATGATAAAGATATCGTGGGTGTAGATGAGACCATCAAGTTGCTCTCCTCTATCTTTAATGGGAAGACTCCTGCTCGGCAAGTGCGGGAGGAGAAGTTCTATAACGAATTTCTCTCTCATATCAACCTATTCCAAAAGGCTTGTAATCAATTTCTAGAGAAAGACTCAGCGCAACATAAACGTATAGTTTGTGAGCTGTTAAAGGCAGACCAAGAGTTCCTAGGATTCAAATATTGGATTATTCAATCGAATCAGACGTTGCAAAATACATTTCTCCCTTTTTGTCAGTGGAATAGGGATGAAATCTGA